One window of the Pseudofrankia sp. DC12 genome contains the following:
- a CDS encoding acyl-CoA dehydrogenase family protein encodes MTTGASGRDLYAGTVLDDDQRALREMVARVAAERYAPRAREWDRERQPLPADERKLLAGLGLLGLTIPTRYGGEGRPVLDALIALEELAKASPIAAWPVFEACTGPARVIEQFGTEEQKTRLLGPVVSGDKTIAVSISEPEAGSAATDMTTTGRVEGDTIVVNGVKRWCSGAGHSEQYLVYLRLSEARGGKAIGAVLVDGAAPGVSFGPQENLMGFRGICSADIFFDDVRVPLENLIVPAGGFSKLFTAFSIERLGNATMSLAVAQTALDRTARYVLERRQFGHRVADYQLVQGAIADMVVRVESARMLLYAAAQGAGTGAPSALAASVAKCAANEAAQFVSAQAIQLHGGYGYSEEYEIERLHRDAHGWALAGGTLNIQKIRIASEYLGVRFDQRG; translated from the coding sequence ATGACAACGGGTGCCAGTGGGCGCGACCTGTACGCCGGGACCGTGCTGGACGACGACCAGCGCGCGCTGCGCGAGATGGTCGCCCGGGTCGCGGCGGAGCGTTACGCTCCGCGCGCCCGTGAGTGGGACCGCGAGCGCCAGCCGCTCCCGGCCGACGAGCGCAAGCTCCTCGCCGGGCTCGGCCTGCTCGGCCTGACCATCCCTACCCGGTACGGCGGCGAGGGGCGTCCGGTGCTGGACGCGCTGATTGCGTTGGAGGAGCTGGCCAAGGCGAGCCCCATCGCCGCGTGGCCGGTGTTCGAGGCGTGCACGGGCCCGGCCCGGGTCATCGAGCAGTTCGGCACCGAGGAGCAGAAGACCCGTCTGCTCGGCCCGGTCGTGTCCGGGGACAAGACGATCGCCGTGTCCATCTCCGAGCCGGAGGCCGGGTCTGCGGCCACCGACATGACGACGACGGGACGCGTCGAGGGCGACACCATCGTCGTCAACGGGGTGAAGCGCTGGTGCTCTGGCGCGGGGCACTCCGAGCAGTACCTCGTCTACCTGCGGCTGTCGGAGGCGAGGGGCGGCAAGGCGATCGGCGCGGTGCTCGTCGACGGCGCCGCGCCGGGGGTGAGCTTCGGCCCGCAGGAGAACCTGATGGGCTTCCGCGGGATCTGCTCGGCCGACATCTTCTTCGACGACGTCCGGGTGCCGTTGGAGAACCTGATCGTCCCCGCCGGCGGCTTCTCGAAGCTGTTCACCGCGTTCTCGATCGAGCGCCTCGGCAACGCCACGATGTCGCTGGCCGTCGCGCAGACCGCGCTCGACCGCACCGCGCGCTACGTGCTCGAGCGCCGCCAGTTCGGCCACCGTGTCGCCGACTACCAGCTCGTCCAGGGCGCGATCGCCGACATGGTCGTGCGCGTCGAGTCGGCCCGGATGCTGCTCTACGCCGCGGCGCAGGGCGCGGGCACCGGAGCGCCCAGCGCGCTCGCCGCGTCGGTGGCCAAGTGCGCCGCGAACGAGGCGGCTCAGTTCGTCTCCGCCCAGGCGATCCAGCTGCACGGAGGCTACGGCTACTCCGAGGAGTACGAGATCGAGCGGCTGCACCGCGATGCCCACGGCTGGGCGCTCGCCGGCGGCACTCTCAACATCCAGAAGATCCGCATCGCCTCCGAGTACCTCGGCGTGCGCTTCGACCAGCGCGGCTAG
- a CDS encoding ABC transporter substrate-binding protein codes for MPFLLAIGFALAACGASGGGTVGTVAATGAPKHGGTLTVGVNNEIAGWSPQMLRDTTFGEDRGNFVYDTLLKLDAKGDWQPNLATSMTTSDSVTWTMKLRPGVTFTDGTPLDAAAVKFNVGLTKDPSLGSSALLTVSDIKAITVLDPATVQFVLGGPDGSFPYAFTSMAGMMVSPTAYQADPRGFAQHPVGAGPFMLQSWTRDSQAVLVRNPHYWDVGRPYLDKVVFQVITDPVTLGQSLASGEIDVAANGPAVQATLKGTPGIHVVNTSLTGGAGIVPNESRAPFDDVRIRKAIALAIDPRAVNASLFQGAWSGSLPCAPYAPNLPECAQGLWPKTDLAEAKKLVADYVAEKGPLKDHYELLGVPFNQDQAQYLQQVLASIGIHVTLNLLQTADYNTQFAVKNDFDLAWSANTPFAGPARGFFRNLYSKPAGGRHVQGGPVDPALESLLNQATKAVDRNSRVAAVKKIEQLNATQFLYIWFGPYISGFIAKDDVEMPASFTACAYTRAADIWLDR; via the coding sequence TTGCCGTTCCTCTTAGCCATCGGGTTCGCGCTGGCGGCGTGCGGGGCTTCGGGGGGTGGGACGGTCGGGACGGTGGCCGCGACCGGTGCCCCGAAGCACGGTGGCACGCTGACCGTCGGCGTGAACAACGAGATCGCCGGCTGGTCGCCGCAGATGCTGCGGGACACGACCTTCGGTGAGGACCGCGGCAACTTCGTCTATGACACGCTGCTGAAGCTGGACGCGAAGGGGGACTGGCAGCCGAACCTGGCGACCAGCATGACGACCTCGGACTCGGTCACGTGGACGATGAAGCTGCGGCCCGGGGTCACGTTCACCGACGGGACGCCGCTGGACGCGGCGGCGGTGAAGTTCAACGTGGGCCTCACGAAGGACCCTTCGCTGGGCTCATCGGCCCTGCTCACCGTCTCCGACATCAAGGCGATCACCGTCCTCGACCCGGCCACGGTTCAGTTCGTTCTCGGTGGGCCGGACGGCTCGTTCCCCTACGCCTTCACCTCGATGGCCGGGATGATGGTGTCGCCGACGGCGTACCAGGCCGACCCGCGAGGGTTCGCGCAGCACCCGGTCGGGGCGGGGCCGTTCATGCTGCAGTCGTGGACGCGGGACTCGCAGGCTGTGCTGGTGCGTAACCCGCACTACTGGGATGTGGGCAGGCCGTATCTCGACAAGGTCGTGTTCCAGGTCATCACCGATCCGGTGACGCTGGGCCAGTCGCTGGCCAGCGGCGAGATCGACGTCGCCGCGAACGGCCCCGCCGTGCAGGCCACGCTCAAGGGAACGCCCGGGATCCACGTCGTCAACACGAGCCTGACCGGTGGTGCCGGGATCGTGCCGAACGAGAGCCGGGCGCCGTTCGACGACGTGCGGATCCGTAAGGCGATCGCGCTGGCGATCGACCCGCGGGCGGTGAACGCCTCGCTGTTCCAGGGTGCGTGGTCGGGCAGCCTGCCGTGCGCGCCGTATGCGCCGAACCTGCCGGAATGCGCGCAGGGGCTGTGGCCGAAGACGGACCTGGCCGAGGCGAAGAAGCTCGTCGCGGACTATGTCGCGGAGAAGGGCCCGCTCAAGGACCACTACGAGCTGCTCGGTGTGCCTTTCAACCAGGACCAGGCACAGTACCTGCAGCAGGTGCTCGCCAGCATCGGTATCCACGTCACGCTCAACCTCCTGCAGACGGCGGACTACAACACCCAGTTCGCGGTGAAGAACGACTTCGATCTGGCCTGGAGCGCGAACACCCCGTTCGCCGGCCCGGCCCGCGGCTTCTTCCGCAACCTGTACAGCAAGCCCGCCGGCGGTCGTCATGTCCAGGGCGGCCCGGTCGACCCGGCGCTGGAGAGCCTGCTCAACCAGGCCACCAAGGCTGTCGACCGGAACAGCCGCGTCGCCGCCGTGAAGAAGATCGAGCAGCTGAACGCGACCCAGTTCCTCTACATCTGGTTCGGGCCGTACATCAGCGGGTTCATCGCCAAGGACGACGTCGAGATGCCGGCCTCGTTCACCGCCTGTGCCTATACCCGCGCCGCCGACATCTGGCTCGACCGATGA
- a CDS encoding ABC transporter ATP-binding protein gives MTAAAPAEALLKVTGLTVAFSTPQGLLRAVDGVDLHVARGETLGIVGESGSGKSATLRAIMGLLPPGTAAWSGSVLFGGRELVGLPRRELRRLWGTDLSIVLQNPMTSLNPVVRVGRQLGEVLLTASGARRGEKQRRAAELLRSVGIPEPERRLRQYPHQLSGGMRQRIAIAIAIAGDPALLLADEPTTALDVTVQKQILDLLATLRDGRHMGMIIVTHDLGVVATRTDQIIVMYAGQVVEQAPTRELFRSTRMPYTEALLRSVPRLGRKPHEPLEAIPGQPPVLTSRPAGCRFAPRCRYARQRCREAMPPLAPVAGAPRHLVRCWFPVDTAAGQAPASAALAAAPGGPGEGGS, from the coding sequence ATGACTGCCGCTGCTCCGGCTGAGGCGCTGCTGAAGGTCACCGGCCTGACGGTCGCCTTCAGCACGCCTCAGGGCCTGCTGCGCGCGGTCGACGGCGTTGACCTGCACGTCGCGCGCGGCGAGACCCTGGGGATCGTCGGCGAGTCGGGCTCGGGGAAGTCGGCGACGCTGCGGGCCATCATGGGCCTGCTGCCGCCGGGCACCGCGGCCTGGTCGGGCAGCGTGCTGTTCGGGGGCCGCGAACTCGTCGGCCTGCCGCGCCGCGAGCTGCGCCGGCTGTGGGGCACGGACCTGTCGATCGTGCTCCAGAACCCGATGACCTCGCTCAACCCGGTCGTGCGCGTCGGCCGCCAGCTCGGCGAGGTGCTGCTCACGGCCAGCGGCGCGCGGCGCGGCGAGAAGCAGCGCCGGGCCGCCGAACTGCTCCGGTCGGTGGGCATCCCCGAGCCGGAGCGGCGGCTGCGCCAATATCCGCACCAGCTGTCCGGCGGGATGCGCCAGCGGATCGCGATCGCGATCGCGATCGCCGGCGACCCGGCGCTGCTGCTCGCCGACGAGCCGACGACGGCGCTCGACGTCACCGTCCAAAAGCAGATCCTCGACCTGCTCGCCACGTTGCGTGACGGCCGCCACATGGGAATGATCATCGTGACGCACGACCTGGGCGTCGTCGCGACGAGAACCGACCAGATCATCGTCATGTATGCCGGGCAGGTCGTCGAGCAGGCGCCGACGCGGGAGCTGTTCCGGTCCACTCGGATGCCCTACACCGAGGCCTTGCTGCGCTCGGTGCCCCGGCTCGGCCGCAAGCCGCACGAGCCACTCGAGGCGATCCCCGGCCAGCCTCCGGTACTGACCAGCCGGCCCGCCGGCTGCCGGTTCGCGCCGCGGTGCCGCTACGCGCGGCAGCGGTGCCGCGAGGCGATGCCGCCGCTGGCCCCGGTCGCCGGCGCGCCGCGGCATCTCGTGCGCTGCTGGTTCCCGGTCGACACGGCGGCGGGCCAGGCGCCGGCGTCGGCGGCGCTCGCAGCGGCGCCGGGCGGACCGGGCGAAGGAGGGTCCTGA
- a CDS encoding oligopeptide/dipeptide ABC transporter ATP-binding protein translates to MAGGGSAHLRESQDVLLRVEDLRVEFPAGRGRVVHAVSEVSLDVAPGETLGLVGESGCGKSTTGRAIVQLPRPTAGRVVFEGRDLTAVSRAGLRPLRPRMQLVHQDPVSSLNPRRTVRQIVEEPLRIWRRGDAPARAGAVDEILEAVGLNPAAVGGQRPRELSGGQCQRVSIARALVLGPRLVICDEAVSALDVSVQAQILNLLEDMKARYGLTMVFISHNLSVVRGVSDRVAVMYLGKLCEVGSPDAIYGRPAHPYTAALLSAVPEPDPEARPSDARVIGDELPSPLSPPSGCRFRTRCPLVHDRCAVEEPQLRPVADGHHVACHAAEGEKTAAVGASPRPGGRT, encoded by the coding sequence ATGGCGGGCGGCGGCTCGGCGCACCTGCGCGAGTCACAGGACGTTCTGCTGCGGGTCGAGGACCTGCGCGTGGAGTTCCCCGCCGGCCGCGGCCGGGTCGTGCACGCCGTCTCCGAGGTCAGTCTCGACGTGGCGCCGGGGGAGACGCTGGGTCTCGTCGGCGAGTCGGGCTGCGGGAAGTCGACGACCGGGCGCGCGATCGTCCAGTTGCCCCGGCCCACGGCTGGCCGGGTCGTCTTCGAGGGCAGGGACCTCACCGCGGTCTCGCGGGCCGGCCTTCGCCCGCTGCGCCCCCGGATGCAGCTCGTCCATCAGGATCCTGTGTCCTCGCTCAACCCACGGCGCACGGTGCGTCAGATCGTCGAGGAGCCGTTGCGGATCTGGCGCCGCGGCGACGCCCCGGCCCGGGCCGGGGCGGTCGACGAGATCCTGGAAGCCGTGGGGCTCAACCCGGCAGCGGTCGGTGGCCAACGGCCACGGGAGCTGTCCGGCGGCCAGTGCCAGCGGGTGTCGATCGCCCGGGCGCTCGTGCTCGGGCCCAGGCTGGTGATCTGCGACGAGGCGGTGTCCGCGCTCGACGTCTCCGTCCAGGCCCAGATCCTCAACCTGCTCGAGGACATGAAGGCCCGCTACGGCCTGACGATGGTGTTCATCTCGCACAACCTGTCGGTCGTGCGCGGGGTCAGCGACCGGGTCGCCGTGATGTACCTCGGCAAGCTCTGCGAGGTGGGGTCGCCCGACGCCATCTACGGCAGGCCGGCGCACCCGTACACCGCGGCGCTGCTGTCGGCGGTCCCGGAACCGGACCCCGAGGCGAGGCCGAGCGACGCGCGGGTCATCGGCGACGAGCTGCCCTCGCCGCTGAGCCCGCCGTCCGGGTGCCGGTTCCGGACCCGCTGCCCGCTGGTCCACGACCGCTGCGCGGTCGAGGAGCCACAGCTGCGGCCCGTCGCGGACGGCCACCACGTCGCCTGCCACGCCGCCGAAGGCGAGAAGACCGCCGCCGTGGGCGCCAGCCCCCGGCCAGGGGGGAGGACCTGA
- a CDS encoding ABC transporter permease codes for MRYVLGRLAHLLVILAVVTFFVSAMVSLMPGDPALAVLGDAATPDQIHAFHQQFHLDEPIVARYGTWLKDAAQGNLGESLRGGVPMVDLIWQRAPVSLELLIGGQVLALLFAIPAGIYAAYRPGRAGDQTLGVLSFGLISTPSFVLALVLVLVFALRLHWLPVAGYVPFTGDPVRNLQAMIMPMVVVAAHPAAVYQRVLRNDMRATLQEDFILMAEAKGQSTARVLLRHALRPSLFSLVTLVGVTTGSAIAGTVIVETIFALPGLGRLLYDSISFHDIAAIQAIVAVIAIAYVVVNALVDVLYGLLDPRVRHAR; via the coding sequence ATGAGATACGTGCTCGGCCGGCTGGCCCACCTGCTGGTCATCCTCGCCGTCGTCACGTTCTTCGTGTCGGCGATGGTCTCGCTGATGCCCGGCGACCCGGCGCTCGCGGTGCTCGGCGACGCGGCGACCCCGGACCAGATCCATGCCTTCCACCAGCAGTTCCACCTCGACGAGCCCATCGTCGCCCGGTATGGGACCTGGCTGAAGGACGCGGCCCAGGGCAACCTCGGCGAGTCGCTGCGCGGCGGTGTGCCGATGGTCGACCTGATCTGGCAGCGTGCGCCGGTGAGCCTCGAGCTGCTCATCGGCGGCCAGGTGCTCGCGCTGCTGTTCGCGATCCCGGCGGGGATCTACGCCGCGTACCGGCCGGGCCGGGCCGGTGACCAGACCCTCGGAGTCCTCTCGTTCGGGCTCATCTCGACGCCGAGCTTCGTGCTCGCCCTGGTTCTGGTGCTCGTGTTCGCCCTGCGGCTGCACTGGCTGCCGGTGGCGGGCTACGTGCCGTTCACCGGGGACCCGGTGCGCAACCTGCAGGCCATGATCATGCCGATGGTGGTGGTCGCCGCGCATCCCGCCGCCGTGTACCAGCGGGTGCTGCGCAACGACATGCGCGCGACCCTGCAGGAGGACTTCATCCTGATGGCGGAGGCGAAGGGCCAGTCGACCGCGCGGGTGCTGCTGCGCCACGCGCTGCGGCCGTCGCTGTTCTCGTTGGTCACCCTCGTCGGGGTGACGACCGGCTCCGCGATCGCCGGCACCGTCATCGTCGAGACGATCTTCGCATTGCCCGGTCTCGGCCGGCTGCTCTACGACTCCATCAGCTTCCATGACATCGCGGCGATCCAGGCCATCGTCGCGGTGATCGCCATCGCGTACGTCGTGGTCAACGCGCTCGTTGATGTGCTTTACGGCCTTCTCGACCCGAGGGTCCGCCATGCTCGCTGA
- a CDS encoding ABC transporter permease, with protein MLADNTAPASTAPPAGVTSVDAAAVPPRRRRPSVVRTVAAAWVLLVVGMAVLAPVLPLPGYAQGSLAIARPPSAHHLLGTDQLGRDMLSRVVSGAQTSLLVGVLSVGLALVVGVALGLVAGYYGGKADAVVTAVGDVILSVPGLVFLMVISALAGSSVRTLVIGIALFTFPTFMRLARANTMTFARREFVLAAQGLGARDARVMRREVLPNVLPSVLAYAFAALGLVLVIEGSLSFLGLGVQPPRPSWGNMIADGRPFLSSRPHIVLIPAVTLFLTVLACNALAERGGRPPGAASGAAQGGERSPGARAAQPGGGAGAAD; from the coding sequence ATGCTCGCTGACAACACCGCGCCCGCGTCCACGGCACCGCCCGCCGGCGTCACCTCCGTGGACGCCGCTGCCGTGCCGCCGCGCCGGCGACGCCCGTCGGTGGTACGCACCGTCGCCGCGGCCTGGGTGCTGCTCGTGGTCGGTATGGCCGTGCTCGCGCCGGTGCTGCCGCTGCCCGGCTACGCGCAGGGCAGCCTCGCCATCGCGCGGCCGCCGTCCGCGCACCACCTGCTCGGCACCGACCAGCTCGGCCGGGACATGCTCAGCCGGGTCGTGTCCGGGGCGCAGACGTCGCTGCTCGTCGGGGTGCTCAGCGTCGGGCTCGCGCTCGTGGTGGGAGTAGCGCTGGGCCTGGTTGCCGGCTACTACGGCGGCAAGGCCGATGCCGTCGTCACGGCGGTTGGCGATGTGATCCTGTCCGTCCCGGGGCTGGTCTTCCTCATGGTCATCTCGGCGCTCGCCGGGTCGTCGGTCCGTACTCTGGTCATCGGGATCGCCCTGTTCACCTTCCCGACGTTCATGCGCCTCGCGCGGGCGAACACGATGACGTTCGCGCGGCGCGAGTTCGTCCTCGCCGCGCAGGGCCTCGGCGCCCGCGACGCCCGGGTGATGCGGCGCGAGGTCCTGCCGAACGTGCTGCCTTCGGTGCTTGCCTACGCGTTCGCGGCACTCGGCCTGGTACTCGTCATCGAGGGCTCGCTGAGCTTCCTCGGCCTGGGTGTCCAGCCGCCGAGGCCGTCGTGGGGGAACATGATCGCAGACGGCCGGCCATTCCTGTCGAGCCGGCCGCATATCGTGTTGATCCCGGCGGTCACGCTGTTCCTCACGGTTCTGGCCTGCAACGCGCTGGCCGAGCGAGGTGGCCGGCCGCCGGGCGCGGCGTCCGGCGCGGCGCAGGGTGGGGAGCGGTCACCCGGGGCCCGGGCCGCCCAGCCGGGCGGGGGAGCCGGCGCGGCAGACTGA
- a CDS encoding GntR family transcriptional regulator, which yields MTEHGGETNATAKATTALRDMVMRRRLMPGQQLRQDQLAEQLNLSRSPVREALRILETEGLVRYVVNQGYFVAEFNAAELQQIYLMRRLLEAELLRTARRPADDDLAALRAHNAAVTAGGEAGSITEMLVANRRFHFALLGLSPLLLVRREVVRLWHLSEAYRAGYLWIPETRDRIVAEHLAMVDALADYDLGRLVDIAEQHRNSAERTVLGLFADTVGDSPARR from the coding sequence GTGACGGAGCACGGCGGGGAGACGAACGCGACGGCAAAGGCGACCACCGCCCTGCGCGACATGGTCATGCGCCGTCGGCTGATGCCCGGCCAGCAGCTCCGTCAGGACCAGCTAGCCGAGCAGCTGAACCTCTCCCGCAGTCCCGTGCGTGAGGCGCTGCGGATCCTCGAGACCGAGGGGCTGGTTCGTTACGTCGTCAACCAGGGTTACTTCGTCGCCGAGTTCAATGCCGCCGAGCTCCAGCAGATCTACCTGATGCGCCGTCTTCTCGAGGCAGAGCTGCTCCGCACCGCGCGCCGGCCCGCGGATGACGACCTCGCCGCGCTGCGCGCCCACAACGCGGCGGTAACCGCCGGGGGCGAAGCGGGCTCCATCACCGAGATGCTGGTGGCGAACCGGCGGTTCCACTTCGCGCTGCTGGGCCTCTCCCCGCTGCTCCTGGTCCGCCGCGAGGTCGTGCGGCTGTGGCATCTCTCCGAGGCCTATCGGGCGGGATATCTCTGGATTCCCGAGACCCGGGACCGGATTGTCGCCGAGCATCTCGCGATGGTCGACGCGCTGGCCGACTACGACCTCGGCCGGTTGGTGGACATCGCCGAGCAGCACCGCAACTCCGCCGAACGCACTGTTCTCGGCCTTTTCGCCGACACCGTCGGCGACAGCCCGGCCCGGCGTTAG
- a CDS encoding cytochrome P450 yields the protein MAQFREITVVFSAPVVPYYDPYDTEIGADPFPVFRRLRDEAPLYYNEQYDFYALSRFDDVERGLKNSRVYASGRGVVLEQIKANMTMPSGTLIFEDPPAHTIHRALLGRLFSAKAMSAVEPKIRKFCADILDPLAAAGGRFDFVADLGVYVPTQSIGMLLGIPEEDQREIRERLTVATHDPGRPQERLTSTDFYSGGLFTDYINWRAGHPSDDLMTQLLFAEYDTADGKRRLTREEVLTAVNMLAIAGNETTTVLIGWTGSLLADHPDQRRQLAADPALIPGAIDEILRYAPPGLQTWRYVARDSEEHGVRIPAGSALGLLLASANRDDRQYGDPERFDIHRKGNRHLTFGFGAHFCLGAALARIEGRVVLEEILKRFPDWYVDAENSKLVRTATFRAWERLPVVTGA from the coding sequence GTGGCCCAGTTCCGGGAGATTACTGTGGTATTTTCTGCGCCGGTCGTGCCGTACTACGACCCCTATGACACCGAGATCGGTGCCGACCCATTCCCTGTCTTCCGGCGGCTTCGCGACGAGGCGCCCCTCTACTACAACGAGCAGTACGACTTCTACGCGCTCAGCCGTTTCGACGACGTCGAGCGCGGGCTCAAGAACTCCCGGGTATACGCGTCGGGACGAGGGGTGGTCCTCGAGCAGATCAAAGCGAACATGACCATGCCGTCGGGAACCCTCATCTTCGAGGACCCGCCGGCGCACACCATCCACCGTGCGTTGCTCGGCCGATTATTCAGCGCGAAGGCGATGAGTGCCGTCGAGCCCAAGATCCGGAAGTTCTGCGCAGACATCCTAGACCCCCTGGCCGCGGCCGGCGGGCGGTTCGACTTCGTCGCCGATCTCGGCGTGTACGTCCCCACCCAGTCGATCGGCATGCTGCTCGGCATTCCGGAAGAGGACCAGCGGGAGATCCGCGAGCGGCTGACCGTGGCGACGCACGACCCCGGGCGGCCCCAGGAACGGCTGACCAGCACCGACTTCTATTCGGGCGGCCTTTTCACCGACTACATCAACTGGCGGGCCGGCCATCCGTCCGACGACCTGATGACCCAGCTCCTGTTCGCGGAGTACGACACGGCGGACGGTAAACGCCGGCTCACCCGCGAGGAGGTCCTGACGGCGGTCAACATGCTCGCGATCGCGGGTAACGAGACCACCACGGTCCTGATCGGCTGGACCGGCAGTCTGCTCGCGGACCACCCCGACCAGCGGCGGCAGCTGGCGGCGGACCCCGCCCTCATCCCCGGCGCCATCGACGAGATCCTCCGTTACGCGCCGCCCGGCCTGCAGACCTGGCGCTATGTCGCCCGTGACAGCGAAGAGCACGGCGTGCGCATCCCCGCGGGCAGCGCGCTCGGGCTTCTGCTGGCGTCCGCCAACCGCGACGACCGCCAGTACGGCGATCCCGAGAGGTTTGACATCCACCGGAAGGGGAACCGGCACCTCACGTTCGGTTTCGGCGCGCATTTCTGCCTGGGTGCCGCACTGGCGCGTATCGAGGGAAGGGTGGTGCTGGAAGAGATCCTCAAGCGTTTTCCGGACTGGTACGTCGACGCGGAGAACTCAAAACTGGTCCGCACCGCGACCTTCCGGGCGTGGGAACGGCTGCCGGTCGTCACCGGCGCGTAG
- a CDS encoding amidohydrolase family protein — MTVTQTASSIDLLAGLKIIDCDAHWTEPPDLWTARVPASMKDQVPVQSFVEGMTLWSINGETWASTGGNTIGHNRQKVLGTHVVQPFSAIDPSSWDVTERLAILDEMGIHAQILYPNGIGFSSNHIFAIEDVEQRLLILTIYNDYMVEVQKASNDRLFPQVILPIWDMDLTVREMTKRIDQGIRGFTLSDKPELLGLPELPEAYFDPMWDLFNESGTVPNFHIGAGLRREEVESSRQGVAFRGKAAQQPGPPTVAPPAWRWFGRQRTLAVSASLAHVSNMRIVANLCNSDLFDRYPKLKIVSAESGIGWVPFLLEDLDYQYHEMVTLPEERGLARRMPSEYFHDHLYVMYWFEQSAPAKLIEDIGVNNILVETDVPHPTCLYPDTRERLAASLAAADDHGRRRILQDNAAELYRIPLG; from the coding sequence ATGACAGTGACGCAGACGGCGTCGAGCATCGACCTGCTCGCCGGATTGAAGATCATAGACTGTGACGCCCACTGGACCGAGCCGCCCGACCTGTGGACCGCGCGCGTCCCCGCGTCGATGAAGGACCAGGTCCCGGTACAGAGCTTCGTCGAGGGCATGACGCTGTGGAGTATCAACGGCGAGACCTGGGCCTCGACCGGCGGGAACACGATCGGGCACAACCGGCAGAAGGTCCTTGGCACGCACGTGGTGCAGCCGTTCTCGGCCATCGACCCCTCGTCCTGGGACGTGACCGAGCGTCTCGCGATCCTCGACGAGATGGGCATCCACGCGCAGATCCTCTACCCGAACGGGATCGGCTTCTCCTCCAACCACATCTTCGCGATCGAGGACGTCGAGCAGCGCCTGCTGATCCTGACGATCTACAACGACTACATGGTCGAGGTGCAGAAGGCCTCGAACGACCGGCTGTTCCCCCAGGTGATCCTGCCGATCTGGGACATGGACCTGACCGTGCGCGAGATGACCAAGCGCATCGACCAGGGGATCCGCGGCTTCACCCTCTCGGACAAGCCCGAGCTGCTCGGCCTGCCCGAGCTGCCGGAGGCCTACTTCGACCCGATGTGGGACCTGTTCAACGAGAGCGGCACGGTGCCGAACTTCCACATCGGTGCGGGGCTGCGGCGTGAGGAGGTCGAGTCCAGCCGGCAGGGGGTGGCGTTCCGGGGCAAGGCCGCCCAGCAGCCGGGGCCGCCGACGGTCGCCCCGCCGGCCTGGCGCTGGTTCGGGCGGCAGCGCACGCTGGCGGTGTCGGCCAGCCTGGCGCACGTCAGTAACATGCGGATCGTCGCGAACCTCTGCAACAGCGACCTGTTCGACCGGTACCCGAAGCTGAAGATCGTCTCAGCCGAGAGCGGGATCGGCTGGGTGCCGTTCCTGCTGGAGGACCTTGACTACCAGTACCACGAGATGGTCACCCTGCCCGAGGAACGGGGCCTGGCCCGCCGGATGCCGTCGGAGTACTTCCACGACCACCTGTACGTCATGTACTGGTTCGAGCAGTCGGCGCCGGCGAAGCTGATCGAGGACATCGGCGTGAACAACATTCTCGTCGAGACCGACGTGCCGCACCCGACCTGCCTTTACCCGGACACGCGGGAGCGGCTGGCCGCCTCGCTCGCCGCGGCCGACGACCACGGCCGGCGCCGCATTCTCCAGGACAACGCGGCCGAGCTTTACCGGATACCGCTCGGCTGA